One Lagopus muta isolate bLagMut1 chromosome 10, bLagMut1 primary, whole genome shotgun sequence DNA segment encodes these proteins:
- the INTS14 gene encoding integrator complex subunit 14, with translation MPTVVVMDVSLSMTRPVSVEGSEEYQRKHLAVHGLTMLFEHMATNYKLEFTALVVFSSLWELMVPFTRDYNTLQEALSNMDDYDKTCLESALLGVCNIVQQEWGAAIPCQVVLVTDGCLGIGRGSLRHSLATHNQRSESNRFPLPFPFPSKLYVMCMANLEELQSTDSLDCLERLIDLNNGEGQIFTIDGPLCLKNVQSMFGKLIDLAYTPFHAVLKCGHLTSDVQVFPRPEPFIIDEEIDPIPKAINTDLEIVGFVDIADISSPPVLSRHLVLPIALNREGDEVGPGITDDTEDENSANQIAGKIPNFCVLLHGSLKVEGMVAVVQLGPEWYGMLYSQADSKKKSNLMMSLFEPGPEPLPWLGKMAQLGPISDAKENPYGDDDNKSPFPLQPKNKRSYAQNVTVWIKPSGLQTDVQKILRNARKLPEKTQTFYKELNRLRKAALAFGFLDLLKGVADMLERECTLLPDTAHPDAAFQLTHAAQQLKVASTGASEYTAYDHNIAPLQTDFPATGTERM, from the exons ATGCCGACGGTGGTGGTGATGGACGTGTCGCTCTCTATGACTCGGCCGGTGTCGGTGGAGGGCTCTGAGGAGTACCAGCGAAAGCACCTGGCAGTGCACGGCCTGACCATGCTATTTGAGCACATGGCCACCAACTACAAGCTGGAGTTCACAGCCCTGGTGGTGTTCTCGTCGCTTTGGGAGCTGATGGTGCCCTTCACCAGAGATTACAACACGCTGCAG GAAGCCCTAAGTAATATGGATGATTATGACAAAACCTGTTTAGAGTCGGCACTACTTGGGGTTTGCAATATTGTCCAGCAGGAATGGGGTGCAGCAATTCCTTGCCAG GTTGTCCTTGTCACTGATGGCTGCCTGGGGATCGGCAGAGGCTCCCTGAGGCACTCACTAGCTACTCACAACCAGCGGAGCGAAAGCAATCGATTTCCGttgcctttccctttcccttccaaGCTGTATGTCATGTGCATGGCAAACCTTGAAGAG CTTCAGAGCACGGATTCCTTAGACTGCTTGGAACGGCTCATAGACCTAAACAATGGGGAAGGGCAAATTTTTACCATTGATGGCCCCCTTTGCCTGAAGAATGTACAGTCCATGTTTGG AAAGCTGATAGACCTGGCTTATACACCATTCCATGCTGTTCTCAAGTGTGGCCACTTAACATCTGATGTGCAAGTATTTCCCAGGCCAGAACCTTTCATTATAGATGAGGAAATAGACCCCATTCCTAAAGCAATTAATACAG ATCTAGAAATTGTTGGGTTTGTAGATATAGCTGACATTTCTAGCCCTCCTGTCTTATCCAGACACTTGGTGCTGCCTATTGCACTTAACAGAG AAGGTGATGAGGTGGGACCCGGGATCACAGATGACACCGAAGATGAGAATTCAGCTAATCAAATTGCTGGGAAAATTCccaacttctgtgttttgttacaTGGGAGCCTGAAAGTGGAAGGCATGGTGGCTGTCGTCCAGTTGGG GCCAGAATGGTATGGGATGCTCTATTCACAAGCTGATAGCAAGAAGAAATCAAACCTCATGATGTCACTCTTTGAACCTGGTCCTGAGCCCCTTCCATGGCTAGGGAAGATGGCACAGCTTGGGCCTATTTCAG ATGCAAAGGAAAATCCTTATGGAGATGATGACAATAAGAGTCCTTTCCCCTTGCAGCCCAAGAACAAGCGCAGCTATGCACAGAACGTTACTGTGTGGATTAAACCAAGTGGCCTCCAG actGATGTACAGAAGATCTTGAGAAATGCACGGAAACTCCCTGAAAAAACTCAGACTTTCTATAAA GAACTTAACCGTCTGAGAAAGGCAGCTCTGGCCTTTGGCTTTTTGGACCTCTTGAAAGGTGTGGCAGACATGCTGGAGCGGGAGTGCACCCTGCTTCCTGACACGGCTCACCCCGACGCGGCGTTTCAGCTCACACACGCCGCTCAGCAGCTGAAAGTGGCAAGTACTGGGGCATCAGAGTACACTGCCTATGACCATAACATTGCTCCTCTGCAGACAGACTTTCCCGCTACTGGCACTGAAAGAATGTAA